A genomic region of Streptomyces sp. R33 contains the following coding sequences:
- a CDS encoding serine/threonine-protein kinase yields the protein MESLRPDDLPEIGGYRLLARLGEGGMGEVFLARTPSGRPLALKTVHRELSLEPDFAERFAREIRTNDRVRSAWTVSVVDFSPPGVLPQWLATEYVAAPSLGDWVHRHGPLSAAAVWCLARELSCALVAVRAAGVVHRDIKPANVLLGPERPFLIDFGIARAVRDPRHTRTGAVIGTPGFLAPEQATGAVAGAPADVFSLAAVLVYAATGRSPFLARGEELQLPGLLYRIVHDEPLLDGVPEALLPLVRECLAKDPGRRPTAEDVRARLGAAEEEDWSTAAPAALVADVGRREAELTRLLTVPQPPAYAPAGLGTSPVATPQSPALLPPAAPVPPATAPGAPPPSRQPLVIGAAVGAAALAAVVTLAIRLPGGTDDSGEAASPTASLTPSVPGSSAAALPASWVGTWSGVGPGTPDADGLTRARTGEFAVTVTLQAGAAGEIVGRQVSEVKEVSSGRNLGCTEALELRQIKGNTAVLAAATSHPTDRAASFECPRGNLYVLTLDQPDRLTLQSEGAQSAGAPAALTRNH from the coding sequence GTGGAGTCTTTGCGGCCCGATGACCTGCCGGAGATCGGCGGGTACCGCCTGCTGGCGCGGCTCGGTGAGGGAGGAATGGGCGAGGTGTTCCTGGCCCGGACGCCGTCCGGCCGGCCGCTGGCCCTGAAGACCGTCCACCGGGAGCTGAGTCTGGAGCCGGACTTCGCCGAACGGTTCGCCCGGGAGATACGCACCAACGACCGCGTGCGCAGTGCGTGGACGGTCTCGGTGGTGGACTTCAGCCCGCCGGGCGTACTGCCGCAGTGGCTGGCGACGGAGTACGTCGCCGCGCCGTCGCTGGGCGACTGGGTGCACCGGCACGGGCCGCTGTCGGCGGCGGCCGTGTGGTGCCTGGCCCGGGAGCTGTCCTGCGCGCTCGTCGCCGTACGAGCGGCAGGGGTCGTCCACCGCGACATCAAACCGGCGAACGTACTGCTCGGCCCGGAGCGGCCCTTCCTCATCGACTTCGGCATCGCCCGCGCCGTACGCGACCCGCGCCACACCCGGACGGGCGCGGTCATCGGTACGCCTGGCTTCCTCGCACCGGAGCAGGCGACGGGCGCCGTGGCCGGTGCGCCGGCCGACGTGTTCTCCCTCGCCGCGGTCCTCGTGTACGCGGCGACCGGCCGCAGTCCCTTCCTGGCGCGCGGCGAGGAGCTGCAACTCCCGGGCCTCCTGTACCGGATCGTCCACGACGAGCCCCTGCTCGACGGCGTGCCCGAAGCGCTCCTCCCACTGGTGCGGGAGTGCCTGGCCAAGGACCCCGGCCGGCGCCCGACCGCCGAGGACGTACGGGCGCGGCTCGGCGCCGCAGAGGAGGAGGACTGGAGCACCGCGGCGCCGGCGGCCCTCGTCGCCGACGTCGGCCGCAGGGAGGCCGAGCTCACGCGACTCCTGACCGTGCCGCAGCCGCCTGCGTACGCCCCTGCGGGTCTCGGGACTTCGCCGGTTGCGACGCCGCAGTCCCCGGCCCTGCTCCCTCCCGCCGCGCCCGTGCCGCCGGCCACGGCTCCCGGGGCTCCGCCCCCGTCCCGGCAGCCCCTGGTGATCGGCGCTGCCGTCGGCGCCGCCGCGCTCGCGGCGGTCGTCACGCTCGCCATCCGGCTTCCCGGGGGCACGGACGACAGTGGCGAGGCCGCGTCCCCCACCGCCTCGCTCACCCCGTCCGTACCGGGCTCCTCCGCGGCGGCGTTGCCGGCTTCGTGGGTCGGCACGTGGTCCGGGGTCGGGCCCGGCACGCCGGACGCGGACGGCCTCACCCGGGCGCGGACGGGTGAGTTCGCCGTCACGGTCACCCTGCAGGCGGGAGCCGCGGGCGAGATCGTGGGCCGGCAGGTCAGCGAGGTCAAGGAGGTCTCCAGCGGCCGCAACCTGGGGTGCACGGAGGCCCTCGAGCTGCGGCAGATCAAGGGGAACACCGCGGTCCTGGCGGCAGCGACCAGCCATCCGACCGACCGCGCCGCCTCCTTCGAA